In Turicibacter sanguinis, a genomic segment contains:
- a CDS encoding MarR family winged helix-turn-helix transcriptional regulator — MNPHQSKHLHHVLFKTLKAHRTICHEQFTKLDLTVGQPKILDFLCEHNGCSQKELAKHCHIEPATATSLLGHLERNGLIYRQANDRDRRVLNVYLTDEGKNRQHMVQKVFEQIDEDSFKGFTEEEKAKTVEYLNRICQNLKGRESQHDE, encoded by the coding sequence ATGAATCCTCATCAATCTAAACATTTACATCATGTTTTGTTTAAAACATTAAAAGCTCATCGTACGATTTGTCATGAACAATTTACGAAGCTTGATTTGACGGTAGGTCAGCCCAAAATATTAGATTTCTTATGTGAACACAATGGTTGTTCTCAAAAAGAATTAGCGAAACACTGTCATATAGAACCTGCTACAGCTACAAGTTTACTGGGGCATTTAGAACGCAATGGCTTAATATATCGTCAAGCAAATGATAGAGATCGCCGTGTTTTAAATGTGTATTTAACAGATGAGGGAAAGAATCGTCAACACATGGTTCAAAAAGTATTTGAACAAATAGATGAAGATTCATTTAAGGGATTTACAGAAGAAGAAAAAGCAAAAACAGTCGAGTATTTAAATCGAATTTGTCAAAATTTAAAGGGAAGGGAGTCTCAACACGATGAGTAA
- a CDS encoding ABC transporter ATP-binding protein gives MSNLLKYLKGHAILCAIIAPLLMLVEVAMDLSLPTLLSNIIDIGIANNDYAYVVATGIKMLIFAIIGLLGGVGCGIFATIAALNLGQNLREGLFSKIQSLSFLEIDHLKTSSLITRLTNDITQVQTMFLMALKILVRAPFLCIGGLFMAYRLSHKLSIILVVAIPIILIFVALIMSKSFPLFKTMQEKIDNVNNVMRENLLGVRVIKAFNMEEKQHERFDETNDDLMNQSIKAQKLMILLNPVVMLVVNFSVIAVLWYGGYLVNDGLLETGKILAFINYLTQIMMSMMMVIMISMNLSRAKASADRINEVLKTESSIKESNHPQHLDAYDIEFKNVSFKYHDHSEEVLKNISFHIKQGQQVGIIGGTGSGKSSLISLIPRLYDVTEGEVLIGGKNVKSLRLKDLRDQIGVVLQESILFSGTIASNFKFGYHEATEEELNRAAIDAQALEFIQTKEDGYDTVVEQRGKNLSGGQKQRVSIARTLIRNPKILILDDASSALDMATESKLQRAIKERMKDSTVILIAQRISAVMDADQIIVLDHGQVSGIGTHEELLKTNEIYRSIAISQLGEEAVMNE, from the coding sequence ATGAGTAATTTATTAAAATACTTAAAAGGGCATGCTATTTTATGTGCTATCATAGCACCTCTTTTAATGCTTGTAGAAGTAGCGATGGACTTATCATTACCGACACTACTTTCAAACATTATTGATATCGGGATTGCAAATAATGACTATGCCTATGTCGTAGCAACAGGGATTAAAATGTTAATCTTTGCCATCATCGGTTTACTTGGTGGAGTTGGATGTGGGATTTTTGCCACGATTGCTGCCCTGAATTTAGGTCAAAATCTTCGTGAGGGATTATTTTCAAAAATTCAAAGTTTATCCTTTTTAGAGATTGACCATTTAAAAACATCTTCATTAATCACGCGTTTAACAAATGATATTACTCAAGTTCAAACGATGTTTTTAATGGCTTTAAAAATCTTAGTTCGTGCGCCATTTTTATGTATTGGGGGACTATTTATGGCTTATCGATTAAGTCATAAATTATCGATTATTTTAGTCGTTGCTATTCCAATCATTTTAATCTTTGTCGCTCTAATTATGTCAAAATCATTCCCGTTATTCAAAACCATGCAAGAAAAAATTGATAATGTAAATAATGTGATGCGTGAAAACTTACTTGGGGTACGTGTAATAAAAGCCTTTAATATGGAAGAAAAACAACATGAACGCTTTGATGAAACAAATGATGATTTAATGAACCAAAGTATTAAAGCGCAAAAACTCATGATTTTATTAAATCCAGTTGTGATGCTAGTCGTTAACTTTAGCGTGATTGCCGTCTTATGGTACGGAGGATATCTCGTGAACGATGGTTTGCTTGAAACAGGGAAAATTTTAGCGTTCATTAACTACTTAACTCAAATTATGATGTCGATGATGATGGTCATTATGATTTCGATGAACTTATCACGTGCAAAAGCATCAGCTGATCGTATCAATGAAGTTTTAAAAACTGAATCAAGCATTAAAGAATCGAATCACCCGCAACACTTAGATGCCTACGATATCGAATTTAAAAATGTTTCCTTTAAATATCATGATCACAGTGAAGAGGTTTTAAAAAATATTTCATTCCATATCAAACAAGGGCAACAAGTCGGAATTATTGGAGGAACAGGATCAGGGAAAAGTTCTTTAATTAGCTTAATTCCACGCCTTTATGATGTAACAGAAGGAGAAGTTTTAATTGGTGGGAAGAATGTTAAATCTCTTCGCCTCAAAGATTTACGTGATCAAATTGGGGTCGTACTACAAGAAAGCATCTTATTCTCAGGAACGATTGCTTCAAACTTCAAATTTGGATATCATGAGGCAACAGAGGAAGAATTAAATAGGGCTGCAATAGATGCTCAAGCTTTAGAGTTTATTCAGACAAAAGAAGATGGCTATGATACGGTGGTTGAACAACGTGGGAAAAATTTATCAGGTGGTCAAAAGCAACGTGTCTCAATTGCCAGAACGTTAATTAGAAATCCTAAAATTTTAATTTTAGATGATGCCTCGAGCGCTTTAGATATGGCGACTGAAAGTAAATTACAACGTGCGATTAAAGAGCGTATGAAAGATAGTACCGTCATTTTAATTGCTCAACGTATTTCAGCAGTTATGGATGCAGATCAAATTATCGTCCTTGATCATGGTCAAGTCTCAGGGATTGGAACCCACGAAGAATTATTAAAAACGAATGAGATTTATCGTAGCATTGCCATTTCACAATTAGGAGAGGAGGCGGTTATGAATGAGTAG
- a CDS encoding ABC transporter ATP-binding protein codes for MSRPQPSFGPRPGGGPGARFGHQKEKLKNPKHTIRRLLGYIGNQKLAIIIVFILCIITTLISVLATRLYGDIIDDYIIPGDLSGLQRICLMLGGMYVISVLATYIQNLIMLTLSQKTTAKIRRHLFSSLQKLPLRFFDTHSSGDLMSRLTNDVDNINMTLSQSITQLFSGIIMILGMLVAMILLSPALTIVGLLTTPLMFLVSRFLVKKTQPFFVKQQQDLGELNGYVEEMVSGQKAVFLFSQEEFAEENFATINRKLTKSAVMAQALSGFMGPVNNFINNITFLIVAVFGGIFILSGMNMTVGIVFTFILYMRNFTRPINEILNLANTIQSALAGAERVFDIMDEAPEEDLADAKDVENLDGDVILNRVKFSYDTGKTILKDASIHARRGETVAIVGPTGAGKTTIINLLTKFYDIESGEILIDGENINGMTRKSLRQSISMVLQDTYLFSETVRENIRYGRLSANDDEVIHAAKMANAHQFIMQLPDGYDTILADNGSNLSQGQRQLLAIARAILAQSSILILDEATSSIDTKTEVEIQKAMLHLMEGKTTFVIAHRLSTIRNADQILVLNQGEIIERGNHDTLLAANGFYANLYNSQFRE; via the coding sequence ATGAGTAGACCACAACCATCATTTGGACCTCGCCCTGGAGGCGGACCTGGTGCTCGATTTGGACATCAAAAAGAAAAACTTAAAAATCCTAAGCATACCATTAGACGTTTGCTTGGCTATATTGGGAATCAAAAACTTGCAATTATCATTGTTTTTATTTTATGTATTATTACAACACTCATCAGTGTCTTAGCGACTCGTCTATATGGAGATATTATTGATGATTATATTATTCCAGGTGACTTATCAGGCCTTCAAAGAATCTGTTTAATGCTTGGGGGAATGTATGTTATTAGTGTCTTAGCAACCTACATTCAAAACTTAATCATGTTAACTTTATCGCAAAAAACAACGGCAAAAATTCGCCGTCATCTATTTAGTAGTTTACAAAAGTTACCACTCCGTTTCTTTGATACGCATTCAAGTGGAGATTTGATGAGTCGTTTAACAAATGATGTTGATAACATTAACATGACCTTATCTCAAAGCATTACCCAATTATTCTCAGGTATTATCATGATTCTTGGAATGTTAGTGGCTATGATATTATTGAGCCCAGCGTTAACCATCGTTGGCTTATTAACGACACCGTTGATGTTTTTAGTTTCACGCTTTTTAGTCAAGAAAACTCAACCTTTCTTTGTGAAGCAACAGCAAGATTTAGGGGAGTTAAATGGCTATGTGGAGGAAATGGTTTCAGGTCAAAAGGCAGTCTTCTTATTTTCTCAAGAAGAATTTGCTGAGGAAAACTTTGCAACGATTAACCGAAAACTAACGAAAAGTGCAGTGATGGCCCAAGCTTTATCAGGATTTATGGGACCTGTCAACAACTTTATTAATAATATTACCTTCTTAATTGTTGCTGTTTTTGGTGGAATTTTTATTTTATCAGGAATGAATATGACGGTTGGAATTGTGTTTACGTTTATTTTATACATGCGAAACTTTACAAGACCAATCAATGAAATTTTAAACTTAGCGAATACGATTCAGTCTGCATTAGCTGGAGCAGAGCGAGTCTTTGATATTATGGATGAAGCGCCTGAAGAAGATTTAGCTGATGCTAAGGACGTTGAAAATTTAGATGGTGATGTCATCTTAAACCGTGTTAAGTTCTCTTATGATACCGGTAAAACGATTTTAAAAGATGCTTCAATCCATGCTCGCCGTGGTGAAACGGTGGCCATTGTAGGACCAACTGGAGCGGGTAAAACGACAATTATTAATTTACTAACGAAGTTTTATGATATTGAGAGTGGTGAGATTTTAATTGATGGTGAAAACATCAATGGGATGACTCGTAAGAGTTTACGCCAAAGTATCTCGATGGTTTTACAGGATACCTACTTATTCTCTGAAACGGTTCGTGAGAACATTCGTTATGGTCGTTTAAGTGCAAATGATGATGAGGTGATTCATGCGGCAAAGATGGCCAATGCTCATCAGTTTATTATGCAATTACCAGACGGTTACGACACCATCTTAGCCGATAATGGAAGTAATCTCTCTCAAGGACAACGTCAGTTACTCGCGATTGCTCGTGCGATTTTAGCACAGTCTTCTATTCTCATTTTAGATGAAGCCACGTCATCCATTGATACGAAAACAGAAGTTGAAATTCAAAAAGCGATGTTACATTTAATGGAAGGTAAAACGACGTTTGTGATTGCTCATCGTTTAAGTACGATTCGAAATGCCGATCAAATTCTGGTGTTAAATCAAGGTGAAATCATTGAACGTGGAAATCATGATACTTTATTAGCTGCAAATGGTTTCTATGCTAATCTATATAACAGTCAATTCCGTGAATAA
- a CDS encoding sugar transferase encodes MKRLFDIEISLLLMVLLSPLYLILSVIVLCDLGWPIIYKHRYPGLNEQLFTMYRFRTMTNETDERGHLLKPTQRLTRIGAFLKKYSLDDLPELFNVLKGDMSLVGPRPVLIRAIPSKNQIRIKRHAVRPGMTGWSQIHGHKQLTWEEKFKLDLYYIEHQSLAFDLKIIGITILQLFGVHRI; translated from the coding sequence TTGAAACGTTTATTTGATATTGAAATCTCATTATTGTTAATGGTATTACTTTCACCACTTTATCTCATCCTTTCCGTGATTGTTCTATGTGATTTAGGTTGGCCGATCATTTACAAACATCGTTATCCAGGATTAAATGAACAACTATTTACGATGTATCGCTTCAGAACCATGACAAATGAAACAGATGAACGAGGGCATCTGTTAAAGCCAACGCAACGATTAACACGCATTGGAGCTTTTTTGAAAAAATATAGTTTAGACGATTTGCCAGAACTTTTCAATGTCTTAAAAGGTGACATGAGTTTGGTAGGGCCACGTCCGGTATTAATTCGAGCAATTCCCTCAAAAAATCAAATTCGCATCAAAAGACATGCCGTCCGTCCTGGGATGACAGGATGGAGTCAGATTCATGGACACAAACAGTTAACATGGGAAGAAAAATTTAAACTAGATTTATATTATATCGAGCATCAAAGTTTAGCTTTTGATTTGAAAATTATCGGAATTACGATTCTTCAACTGTTCGGAGTTCATCGAATATAA
- the pepT gene encoding peptidase T — translation MRTVVDRFIKYVSFDTKSNPESTTTPSTPSQLAFGDVLVEELKELGLQDIQKDENGYIYATLPANCESDAPVIAFISHMDTSPDFNADHVKPQIIDYQGGDIILNQEKNIVLSPTDFPSLNQYVGQQLITTDGTTLLGADDKAGIAEIMTAMDYLIQHPEIKHGTVKVAFTPDEEIGRGADHFKVEEFKADFAYTMDGGVLGELQYESFNAAGAKLTIHGKSVHPGDAKNKMINAALIATEIANQFPVNETPQHTEHYEGFYHLIDISGHCEEAVLKYIIRDFDTEQFNARKKFVEKVVQDFNQKYPSHTVELELKDQYYNMNLHIKDKMHIVELAKKALIEVGVEPLIVPVRGGTDGSKLSFMGLPTPNLFTGGHNFHGKFEYIPIPSMEKGVEVIVKIAELAAK, via the coding sequence ATGCGTACTGTTGTCGATCGTTTTATCAAATATGTTTCCTTTGACACAAAATCAAATCCTGAGTCTACGACGACTCCTTCCACTCCATCACAATTAGCATTTGGTGATGTATTAGTTGAAGAGTTAAAAGAATTAGGCTTACAAGACATTCAAAAGGATGAAAATGGCTATATTTATGCGACATTACCTGCAAATTGTGAATCAGATGCGCCAGTCATCGCTTTTATCTCTCATATGGATACAAGCCCTGATTTTAATGCTGACCATGTTAAACCTCAAATTATCGATTACCAAGGGGGAGACATTATTTTAAATCAGGAAAAAAACATTGTCTTATCCCCAACTGACTTCCCATCTCTTAATCAATACGTGGGTCAACAGCTCATTACAACAGATGGAACAACCTTACTTGGGGCAGATGATAAAGCAGGAATTGCTGAAATTATGACAGCAATGGATTATTTAATTCAACACCCTGAAATTAAACACGGAACGGTTAAAGTAGCATTCACCCCAGATGAAGAAATTGGACGTGGCGCTGATCACTTCAAAGTTGAAGAATTTAAGGCTGATTTTGCTTATACGATGGATGGGGGTGTTCTAGGTGAACTACAATATGAATCCTTTAATGCGGCGGGCGCTAAACTTACCATTCATGGAAAAAGCGTTCACCCAGGGGATGCTAAAAATAAAATGATTAATGCGGCGTTAATCGCCACTGAAATTGCAAACCAATTCCCCGTGAATGAAACACCACAACATACAGAGCATTACGAAGGATTTTACCATTTAATTGACATTAGTGGTCACTGTGAAGAAGCCGTTTTAAAATACATCATCCGTGACTTTGATACGGAGCAATTTAATGCACGTAAAAAATTCGTCGAAAAAGTGGTTCAAGACTTTAATCAAAAGTATCCGTCTCATACAGTCGAACTTGAATTAAAAGACCAATACTATAATATGAACCTTCATATCAAAGATAAAATGCACATTGTCGAACTTGCTAAAAAGGCATTGATTGAAGTTGGGGTTGAACCGTTAATTGTTCCAGTTCGTGGTGGTACAGATGGTTCAAAATTATCATTTATGGGGTTACCAACGCCTAATCTCTTCACAGGTGGACATAACTTCCACGGAAAATTTGAATATATTCCAATTCCTTCAATGGAAAAAGGAGTAGAAGTCATTGTTAAAATCGCTGAATTAGCAGCAAAATAA
- the lepB gene encoding signal peptidase I: MSVEEKNTFLDDVIEIGVSLMIGYAISRFVRIALARGESMVPTIKHNQIVLIDRRAYKRREPKINDLIAFNAHVKNQHKFFLKRVIGVSGDQIKIDQHRVYVNGKLIDEPYLNETMIEVGSKTWRVPEGKLFVMGDNRNHSLDSRAIGFIDVKEDVLGVVRQIKK, from the coding sequence ATGAGCGTGGAAGAAAAAAATACATTCCTAGATGATGTGATTGAAATAGGCGTTAGTTTAATGATTGGATATGCGATTTCAAGATTTGTTCGAATTGCTTTAGCACGTGGTGAGTCAATGGTTCCAACGATTAAACATAATCAAATTGTTCTGATTGATCGTCGTGCTTACAAAAGGCGAGAACCTAAAATTAACGACTTAATTGCCTTTAATGCACATGTTAAAAATCAGCATAAATTTTTCTTAAAACGTGTCATTGGGGTGAGTGGTGATCAGATTAAAATTGATCAACATCGCGTCTATGTGAACGGGAAATTAATTGATGAACCTTACTTGAATGAAACGATGATTGAAGTAGGGTCAAAGACATGGCGTGTCCCAGAGGGAAAACTGTTTGTCATGGGGGACAATCGAAATCATAGTTTAGATTCACGTGCCATCGGATTTATAGATGTTAAAGAGGATGTGTTGGGCGTGGTCAGACAAATCAAAAAATAA
- a CDS encoding RluA family pseudouridine synthase, which produces MNVTREANNLRFEIEEKQAGQSIRDFLMTYHLARKKIHELYMSKKVQLNAQIADFNKILEVGDILLIPVFESEGIDFKPQKMNLDIVYEDEHLLILNKPAGVMVHPDQKDGLNTLVNGVAYYYEQKGFNERIRYIHRIDTDTSGGIIFAKHFMAHSLMDYQLSEKQIRRWYLALVSGNLKTRKGRIDAPIGKDRHHRARRRVAKNGDQAVTLYEVKKQFKTYSLVELELKTGRTHQIRVHMSHLGHPLLGDVLYGGVAKVGKLKRQALHSAKIQMQHPMTKENLSFSIPMPLDMQSLIK; this is translated from the coding sequence ATGAACGTAACTCGTGAAGCAAATAACTTAAGATTTGAAATAGAAGAAAAACAAGCCGGGCAAAGTATCCGAGACTTTTTGATGACGTATCATCTTGCTCGTAAAAAGATTCATGAGTTATATATGTCAAAAAAGGTACAACTAAATGCTCAGATTGCTGATTTTAATAAAATTCTAGAAGTGGGCGATATCTTATTAATTCCCGTCTTTGAATCAGAGGGGATTGACTTCAAGCCACAAAAAATGAACCTTGATATTGTGTATGAAGATGAACATTTACTCATTTTAAATAAACCGGCGGGAGTGATGGTACATCCTGATCAAAAAGATGGACTAAATACGTTGGTGAATGGCGTAGCCTATTATTATGAGCAAAAAGGTTTCAATGAGCGGATTCGTTATATTCATCGGATTGATACTGATACAAGTGGTGGCATCATTTTTGCCAAACACTTTATGGCGCATAGCTTAATGGACTATCAATTATCTGAAAAACAAATTAGACGTTGGTATTTAGCTCTCGTCAGTGGCAATCTGAAAACGAGAAAAGGGCGTATTGATGCTCCAATCGGAAAGGATCGCCATCATCGTGCCAGACGTCGTGTCGCTAAAAATGGGGATCAAGCTGTGACTTTATATGAAGTCAAAAAACAATTTAAGACGTATTCACTCGTTGAATTAGAACTTAAGACAGGGCGTACACACCAAATTCGAGTTCATATGAGTCATTTAGGACATCCATTACTAGGGGATGTCTTATATGGAGGGGTGGCTAAAGTAGGAAAATTAAAACGCCAAGCCTTGCATTCAGCAAAAATTCAAATGCAGCATCCAATGACAAAGGAGAACTTATCATTCAGTATTCCAATGCCATTAGACATGCAATCTTTAATTAAATAG
- a CDS encoding cytidine deaminase family protein yields MFEELIEKAEAVLKPRRLSSTAEASSVAAAILTKEGHIYTGVCIDTACSMGFCAEHSAAAAMITAGESEIVKMVAINKRGNILPPCGRCREFISQLNDANIEAEVLINRQRAVKLIDLLPYDWRQSKMSEVE; encoded by the coding sequence ATGTTTGAAGAATTAATTGAAAAAGCGGAAGCCGTTTTAAAACCAAGACGACTATCATCTACTGCTGAAGCATCAAGTGTTGCCGCTGCTATTTTAACGAAAGAAGGTCATATTTATACAGGAGTCTGTATTGATACAGCTTGTTCAATGGGATTTTGTGCTGAACATTCAGCTGCTGCTGCCATGATTACAGCTGGTGAAAGTGAAATTGTTAAAATGGTCGCAATTAACAAGCGTGGAAATATCCTTCCTCCTTGCGGGAGATGTCGTGAATTTATTAGTCAATTAAATGATGCGAACATTGAGGCTGAAGTCTTAATTAATCGTCAACGTGCGGTTAAACTGATTGATTTATTACCTTATGATTGGCGTCAATCAAAAATGTCCGAAGTTGAATAA
- a CDS encoding M1 family aminopeptidase: protein MNRILHYQLSLDVLRHDEKLKGRSIIQIEGESEDSTLFFLLYHELKVLEIRLKQGALLSFEQEIKTVQTNYQVNEIKVFLPQGDIDELEIKYEGTISGYESIFPYIKDSLSPEFSILRNDCLVYPILAKANEESIRLGILNEFHYDIYVTVPMPYVVASGGRFIGVEKTPQFQTYHYKSHRKMWRIDICVAKYQIIETESIRLFVFEEDVKRTYEKVILELNRVFELFEQRFGCCERVVPFSIIEIKEGFGSQAGEDYLLMEEHGFKEGKYDHTPLYHEIGHGWNPRVNHEMRKTRFFDEAFASYFEAIAIKKFYGITRYEEKMESYRQSFLQRVQYDRLNLEPICDYGQYNISYNSYTKGPFVLAALESLMGEATFNRFIQLLIQTSKKHPIDFNDFQKLAENVLSYDLSTFMNDWIYGKEALDALIKRYFDGEGQR, encoded by the coding sequence ATGAATCGAATTTTACATTATCAGTTGAGTCTTGATGTTTTGCGACATGATGAAAAACTTAAAGGAAGAAGTATCATTCAAATAGAGGGGGAATCTGAAGATTCAACGCTTTTTTTCTTATTGTATCATGAGTTAAAAGTCCTCGAAATTAGGTTGAAGCAGGGTGCGCTCTTATCTTTTGAACAGGAAATTAAAACAGTTCAGACCAATTATCAAGTCAATGAAATCAAAGTCTTTTTACCTCAAGGAGATATTGACGAACTAGAGATCAAGTATGAGGGAACAATCAGTGGCTATGAATCAATTTTTCCATATATTAAAGATTCGCTTTCACCTGAGTTTTCAATCCTTCGAAATGATTGTCTCGTTTATCCGATTCTTGCGAAGGCGAATGAGGAAAGCATTAGACTTGGAATTTTAAATGAATTTCATTATGACATATACGTCACCGTTCCAATGCCTTATGTGGTAGCTAGTGGGGGACGATTCATTGGGGTTGAAAAAACACCTCAATTCCAAACGTATCATTATAAAAGTCATCGCAAAATGTGGCGAATTGACATTTGTGTGGCCAAGTATCAAATCATTGAAACTGAATCTATTCGGTTATTTGTCTTTGAAGAAGATGTCAAGAGAACATATGAAAAAGTTATACTAGAATTAAATCGAGTCTTTGAATTATTTGAACAACGATTTGGATGTTGTGAACGGGTGGTACCATTTAGTATCATTGAAATTAAAGAGGGATTTGGTTCTCAAGCAGGCGAAGATTATTTATTGATGGAAGAGCATGGATTTAAAGAAGGTAAATACGATCACACACCTCTTTATCATGAAATTGGACATGGGTGGAATCCTCGTGTGAACCATGAAATGAGAAAAACGCGTTTCTTTGACGAGGCCTTTGCCTCCTATTTTGAAGCCATTGCAATCAAGAAATTTTATGGAATAACCCGATATGAGGAAAAAATGGAATCCTATCGACAATCTTTTTTGCAAAGGGTTCAATATGATCGTCTAAATCTCGAACCGATTTGTGATTACGGTCAATATAATATTTCGTATAATAGTTATACAAAAGGGCCGTTTGTTTTAGCAGCGTTAGAATCGTTAATGGGAGAAGCAACGTTTAATCGATTTATTCAATTACTTATTCAAACCTCTAAAAAGCACCCCATTGATTTTAATGACTTTCAAAAACTAGCTGAAAATGTTTTATCCTATGATTTATCGACGTTTATGAATGATTGGATTTATGGGAAAGAAGCCCTTGATGCGTTAATAAAAAGGTATTTCGATGGGGAGGGTCAGAGATGA
- a CDS encoding restriction endonuclease, which translates to MSSKQFKESKIKFTVFFYLSILLSIFFLFQIRYTLNVSIKNWDLTQYTLLILVGCFLLICILRYHTFSLELKQEKEVLDLEMKQLTFKKSQLKDKIASMNPYDFGELVADLFRAKGYKRVFLTPHMNQHFYDLEMYLDDDKVLVSCLLGQNQSIGQAYLDRLYLKMKQNQVNHGIFVTLGTFNPECYSFIQNKPIEIINGDELIETFVLNPTI; encoded by the coding sequence ATGTCTTCTAAACAATTTAAAGAAAGTAAAATTAAGTTTACCGTCTTTTTCTATTTATCTATTTTACTTTCTATCTTTTTCTTATTTCAAATTCGCTATACACTGAACGTTTCAATCAAAAACTGGGATTTAACACAATATACATTGCTTATTTTAGTTGGATGCTTCTTATTAATTTGTATCCTAAGATACCATACTTTTTCATTAGAATTAAAGCAAGAAAAAGAAGTACTTGATTTAGAAATGAAGCAATTAACGTTTAAAAAATCTCAACTAAAAGATAAAATCGCATCCATGAATCCCTATGATTTTGGGGAACTTGTTGCTGATTTATTCCGTGCTAAAGGTTATAAACGCGTCTTTTTAACCCCACACATGAATCAACATTTTTATGATCTTGAAATGTATTTAGATGACGACAAAGTATTGGTCTCTTGTTTATTAGGCCAAAATCAAAGCATTGGTCAGGCTTACTTAGATCGTCTTTACTTAAAAATGAAACAAAACCAAGTGAATCACGGAATTTTTGTTACCCTTGGAACTTTTAATCCTGAATGCTATAGCTTCATTCAAAATAAACCGATTGAAATCATCAATGGTGATGAATTAATTGAGACGTTTGTGTTAAATCCAACTATTTAA
- a CDS encoding DUF92 domain-containing protein, which produces MKFFLILIGTIFFSVVAYLAKALTLSGAILALIVGILIGLGGGMYGYGLLGLFFISSMWWSYYKEERKYHLYHLHEKGAKRDSIQIICNGGIPALCCLGYGISHEEVFLVATAVSLASATADTWASEIGVLSSHPPRSILNFKPLDKGLSGGVSVIGTLASIAGACLIASFSATWLTVFSLSSQTWGTLFLSVCLLGILGSILDSYLGSLIQPKYECVECHLITERRLHHDQPTNLVGGWSLMNNDWVNLLSQFIVTLLAFLLMK; this is translated from the coding sequence ATGAAATTCTTTTTAATTTTAATAGGAACTATTTTCTTTTCAGTAGTTGCCTATTTAGCGAAAGCTCTAACTTTATCCGGTGCTATTTTGGCCTTAATAGTAGGCATTTTAATAGGATTAGGTGGCGGCATGTATGGATATGGGTTGTTAGGATTATTTTTTATTAGTTCGATGTGGTGGTCTTACTACAAGGAAGAAAGAAAATATCATCTCTATCATTTGCATGAAAAAGGAGCTAAGCGAGATAGCATTCAAATCATATGTAACGGTGGAATTCCAGCGCTTTGTTGCCTAGGCTATGGAATCAGTCACGAAGAAGTCTTTTTAGTTGCAACGGCTGTTAGTTTAGCCAGTGCAACGGCAGATACATGGGCATCAGAAATCGGTGTTTTAAGCTCACATCCACCTCGCTCTATTTTAAATTTTAAGCCATTAGATAAAGGGTTATCAGGTGGGGTCTCAGTTATTGGAACCCTTGCTTCAATTGCTGGTGCTTGTTTAATTGCTAGTTTTAGTGCCACTTGGTTGACGGTTTTTAGCCTTTCATCACAGACTTGGGGCACGCTATTTTTAAGTGTTTGTCTCCTAGGAATCCTAGGTTCAATTCTAGATAGTTATCTGGGGAGTTTAATCCAACCTAAATATGAATGTGTGGAGTGCCACCTTATAACAGAGCGACGTCTTCATCATGATCAACCAACGAATTTAGTAGGCGGTTGGTCATTGATGAATAATGATTGGGTTAATCTATTAAGTCAATTCATCGTGACGTTACTTGCGTTCCTCTTGATGAAATAA